The following proteins come from a genomic window of Bacteroidales bacterium:
- the ffh gene encoding signal recognition particle protein has product MFESLSDRLDRAFKLLKGHGYITEINVAETLKDVRKALLDADVSYKVAKEFTDQVKVKALGQNVLTSVSPGQLMVKIVHDELAELMGGEKVELNLKGTPTVILMAGLQGSGKTTFSAKLAHYLHTKKSKSPLLVACDIYRPAAIDQLKVLGEQIGVEVYSEPDTKDPVRIAKNAMIHARDRGFNTVIIDTAGRLAIDEQMMNEIAAIKQSVNPQETLFVVDSMTGQDAVNTAKAFNDRLDFEGVILTKLDGDTRGGAALTIRSVVNKPIKFVGIGEKMDAIDVFYPERMADRILGMGDIVSLVERAQEQFDEEEARKLQKKLAKDQFNFNDFLSQIKQIKKMGNVKDLMSMIPGMGKALKDVDIDDNAFKGIEAIIYSMTPAERENPILLNGSRRKRIAAGSGTDIQEVNRLVKQFDDTRKMMKMISTGGGRQMAQQMRNPKKR; this is encoded by the coding sequence ATGTTTGAAAGTCTAAGTGACAGGCTGGACAGGGCATTTAAGCTCCTCAAGGGCCACGGTTATATTACAGAGATCAATGTTGCAGAAACCCTCAAGGATGTTCGTAAAGCGTTGTTGGATGCTGACGTCAGTTATAAGGTTGCCAAAGAATTTACGGACCAGGTAAAAGTAAAAGCCTTAGGACAGAATGTTCTTACTTCGGTTTCACCCGGTCAGTTAATGGTTAAAATCGTTCATGATGAACTGGCTGAACTGATGGGAGGGGAGAAGGTTGAACTGAACCTGAAAGGGACTCCTACTGTCATTTTAATGGCAGGGCTTCAAGGTTCGGGTAAAACAACTTTTTCTGCAAAACTTGCACATTACCTTCATACTAAAAAAAGCAAGAGCCCTTTGCTGGTGGCTTGCGATATTTACCGTCCGGCTGCTATCGACCAGTTAAAAGTGTTAGGTGAGCAGATTGGAGTGGAAGTTTATTCAGAACCGGATACCAAAGATCCTGTCAGGATTGCTAAAAATGCAATGATTCATGCCAGGGACAGGGGTTTCAATACAGTGATCATTGATACTGCAGGTCGGTTGGCAATTGATGAGCAGATGATGAATGAGATTGCTGCTATCAAGCAAAGTGTGAATCCGCAGGAAACTTTGTTTGTGGTGGACTCCATGACTGGCCAGGATGCGGTGAATACAGCCAAGGCTTTTAATGACAGGCTTGATTTTGAAGGAGTCATTCTTACCAAATTGGATGGTGATACCCGCGGTGGAGCTGCCTTAACCATCAGGTCGGTTGTAAATAAGCCAATCAAGTTTGTTGGGATTGGAGAAAAGATGGACGCCATTGATGTTTTCTACCCGGAACGTATGGCTGACCGAATTCTCGGAATGGGTGATATTGTTTCACTTGTTGAGCGTGCCCAGGAGCAGTTTGATGAAGAAGAAGCCAGGAAACTGCAAAAGAAACTTGCCAAGGATCAGTTTAATTTCAATGACTTCCTTTCCCAGATTAAACAAATCAAGAAAATGGGGAATGTAAAGGATTTGATGAGTATGATTCCTGGTATGGGTAAAGCATTGAAAGATGTGGATATTGATGATAATGCATTCAAAGGAATAGAAGCTATAATTTACTCCATGACACCTGCAGAAAGGGAAAACCCTATATTGCTCAATGGCAGCAGGCGAAAGAGAATTGCAGCCGGGAGCGGTACTGATATCCAGGAAGTCAATCGGCTGGTTAAGCAATTTGATGACACCCGTAAGATGATGAAGATGATTTCTACAGGGGGAGGCCGTCAGATGGCGCAACAGATGCGAAATCCCAAGAAACGGTAG
- a CDS encoding bifunctional 5,10-methylene-tetrahydrofolate dehydrogenase/5,10-methylene-tetrahydrofolate cyclohydrolase (catalyzes the formation of 5,10-methenyltetrahydrofolate from 5,10-methylenetetrahydrofolate and subsequent formation of 10-formyltetrahydrofolate from 5,10-methenyltetrahydrofolate), which produces MQLIDGKKIAADIKRELAAKSVKIIDRGDRTPHLAAILVGEDPASQSYVNGKEKACQEVGFTSTIYRLEESTSEKRLLEIVDFLNNDDEVDGFIVQLPLPKHINVDNVINRINPLKDVDGFHPESLGKMMLGQPTFLSATPYGIMQMLERTGIETEGKHCVVLGRSNIVGTPLSIMLSRKANPGNCTVTLCHTKTPNLKEIAATADILVAAMGQPLFVTADMVKPGAVVIDVGIHRFIDESPKGYHIVGDVKFDEVAPKCSYITPVPGGVGVMTVISLLMNTLKAYENNLKI; this is translated from the coding sequence ATGCAACTCATTGATGGGAAAAAAATCGCAGCTGACATAAAGCGTGAACTGGCTGCAAAATCGGTAAAGATTATTGACAGAGGAGATCGTACTCCGCACCTGGCGGCTATTTTAGTCGGCGAGGACCCGGCAAGTCAGTCCTATGTGAATGGCAAGGAAAAGGCTTGCCAGGAAGTGGGTTTCACTTCAACCATCTATCGCCTGGAGGAATCTACTTCAGAGAAAAGACTTCTGGAGATCGTCGATTTTCTGAATAATGATGATGAAGTAGATGGATTTATTGTCCAATTACCTTTACCAAAGCATATCAATGTTGATAATGTTATAAACCGAATAAATCCCCTTAAAGATGTGGATGGTTTTCATCCTGAAAGCCTTGGCAAGATGATGCTCGGACAACCTACATTTTTATCGGCTACTCCTTATGGAATCATGCAGATGCTTGAAAGGACCGGCATCGAAACTGAAGGGAAGCATTGTGTTGTTCTTGGACGAAGTAATATTGTCGGAACCCCACTGAGTATTATGTTATCGCGCAAAGCAAATCCCGGCAATTGTACGGTAACTTTGTGCCATACAAAAACACCAAACCTGAAGGAAATTGCAGCAACTGCTGATATTCTGGTTGCAGCTATGGGCCAACCCTTGTTTGTGACTGCTGATATGGTTAAACCGGGTGCAGTTGTGATTGATGTTGGTATTCATCGTTTTATAGATGAGTCTCCTAAAGGTTATCATATTGTTGGTGATGTCAAATTTGATGAAGTTGCACCAAAATGCAGTTATATCACTCCTGTTCCGGGAGGAGTAGGCGTTATGACGGTGATTTCACTGCTGATGAATACTTTGAAGGCGTATGAGAATAATTTGAAAATTTGA
- a CDS encoding 7-carboxy-7-deazaguanine synthase QueE — protein sequence MSDLTQNGKRLPLMEDFYTLQGEGAHTGKAAYFLRVGGCDVGCYWCDVKESWNPDLHPLTDIAGIIDRASINPSGTIVLTGGEPLMYPLGPICEGLKNAGQSVHLETSGSHPFSGSFDWICLSPKRKSPPLDAIFPLANELKVIIFDDSDYAWAEENAAKVNSECMLFLQPEWSRFKEVTPGIVEYIMKNPKWRVSLQAHKYLHIP from the coding sequence ATGTCAGACTTGACTCAAAACGGCAAAAGACTTCCCCTGATGGAAGATTTTTATACTTTACAGGGGGAAGGGGCGCATACAGGGAAAGCTGCTTACTTCTTGAGAGTAGGAGGCTGCGATGTGGGTTGTTATTGGTGTGATGTAAAGGAATCCTGGAATCCTGATCTTCACCCACTTACTGATATTGCGGGAATAATTGACAGAGCCAGTATAAATCCTTCAGGTACAATCGTTCTGACTGGTGGGGAACCGTTAATGTATCCTTTAGGACCTATATGTGAAGGCTTAAAAAATGCCGGTCAATCGGTCCACCTTGAAACTTCAGGATCTCATCCTTTCAGTGGCAGTTTTGACTGGATTTGTCTATCCCCCAAAAGAAAAAGTCCTCCCCTGGATGCGATTTTCCCGTTGGCAAATGAATTGAAAGTGATCATTTTTGATGACTCAGACTATGCCTGGGCTGAGGAAAATGCTGCCAAGGTGAATAGCGAATGCATGCTCTTTTTACAACCCGAATGGAGCCGATTTAAAGAAGTCACTCCCGGAATCGTTGAATATATCATGAAAAATCCAAAATGGAGAGTTTCCCTGCAGGCGCATAAATATCTTCATATTCCATAA
- a CDS encoding galactokinase: protein MKNSSEIISYLQLPVPPLLEELYGKEKSTLEIQKQRYLRLLDSFTQQFQRENIQFFSSPGRTEIGGNHTDHNYGRVLAGAVDLDNIAIAAANGTSVIHITSLGYPDIVLDITDLEPKASEQFTSVSLVRGICARMKELGFIVGGFDASIDGAVPKGSGLSSSASFEVLVGAFINHLFNDGKLDPIQNALIGQYAENKYFGKPCGLMDQTACSVGGLITIDFKDPSHPIVKKIDFDFQLTGYYLVITDTGGNHADLNEEYASLPIEMKSVAAALGATVLREVSLESIIHAIPELRNITGDRAILRALHFQGDNQRVADQVEALEKNDFGAFLEMVIASGFSSFMYNQNIYPVHNVKEQGVSLALALSEILLKGKGAWRVHGGGFAGTIQAFVPSELLETYTKMMTQVFGENACHKLSIRKQGAIRLNFPEGS from the coding sequence ATGAAAAACAGTAGTGAAATTATAAGCTATCTTCAACTCCCTGTTCCGCCCCTATTGGAGGAATTATATGGTAAGGAAAAAAGTACACTTGAAATTCAGAAACAAAGATATCTAAGGCTTTTGGATTCCTTTACCCAGCAGTTTCAAAGAGAAAATATCCAATTTTTCAGTTCACCCGGCCGTACCGAAATTGGTGGAAATCACACGGATCATAACTATGGCAGAGTGCTTGCCGGGGCAGTTGATCTCGATAATATAGCTATAGCAGCAGCTAATGGAACTTCAGTAATTCACATTACCTCTTTAGGTTACCCTGATATTGTTTTAGATATCACTGATCTGGAACCAAAGGCTTCCGAACAATTTACTTCTGTTTCCCTGGTAAGGGGGATCTGTGCCCGTATGAAAGAATTGGGCTTTATCGTTGGCGGATTTGATGCAAGTATTGACGGAGCTGTCCCAAAAGGTTCAGGATTGAGCTCTTCCGCTTCTTTTGAAGTACTGGTAGGTGCATTTATTAACCACCTTTTCAATGATGGAAAACTTGATCCCATTCAGAATGCCCTGATTGGACAATATGCTGAGAATAAATATTTTGGAAAACCTTGCGGTTTAATGGATCAAACTGCCTGTTCCGTTGGCGGACTTATTACTATTGATTTCAAGGATCCCAGTCACCCAATCGTCAAAAAGATTGATTTTGACTTTCAATTAACAGGTTACTATCTTGTTATCACCGACACAGGTGGAAATCATGCTGACCTGAATGAGGAATATGCATCCCTTCCCATAGAAATGAAATCTGTTGCTGCCGCTCTGGGAGCTACGGTGCTTAGGGAAGTGAGCCTGGAAAGCATTATCCATGCCATTCCGGAACTAAGAAACATTACTGGTGACAGGGCTATATTAAGGGCTTTGCATTTCCAGGGTGATAACCAACGCGTGGCAGATCAGGTTGAAGCCCTTGAAAAGAATGATTTTGGTGCATTCCTGGAAATGGTGATTGCATCAGGGTTTAGTTCATTTATGTATAACCAGAATATTTACCCGGTACATAATGTAAAAGAACAGGGAGTGTCTCTTGCCTTGGCACTGAGTGAAATCCTCCTCAAAGGAAAAGGTGCCTGGAGAGTTCATGGGGGAGGTTTTGCTGGCACCATTCAGGCTTTCGTACCTTCTGAACTCCTGGAAACATATACCAAAATGATGACGCAAGTGTTTGGTGAAAATGCGTGTCATAAGCTAAGCATCCGGAAACAAGGTGCTATCAGGCTAAATTTTCCAGAGGGATCATAA